A window from Gallus gallus isolate bGalGal1 chromosome 7, bGalGal1.mat.broiler.GRCg7b, whole genome shotgun sequence encodes these proteins:
- the ORC2 gene encoding origin recognition complex subunit 2 isoform X1 → MSLAECRSAGALEVKFVPDEDVLRHIADDAGIKVQKGKNQLIANPKRFVKKLEAISDDEAQEVLEEKSYVAVLGVCGEESMTNGSSVGGGEVYTFQTPKRSNKMAELASELAQTPGQSAVPDPSKCPEKTAKTPQSSKRSSSSQVQQKTKKNEFVSTTPYRLRKRLAAPDAQLESESEYSASCSEEEEGEEAQKEVSTVLSHQKTPAKTKAVSTPPSRKTLTKKKDNMNDLVEEYFEAHSSSKVLTSDRTLQKLRRKRLNQQTLHDLLQKSPLAYAAEIKELNQQYESLFSKWMLQLHLGFNIVLYGLGSKHDLLEKFRTSMLQDCVHLVVNGYFPSITVKSVLNSITEEVLDHIGTFRSPLDQLEFIMKRFKEVWDQAKQSLYNWLWYETTTFSPYVEETSYENSLLVQQSGSLALSSLTHVLRSLTPNARGIFRLLAQYQLENKDNASYPGLSFQDFYQQCREAFLVNSDLTLRAQLTEFRDHKLIRTKRGADGVEYLLIPVDDSTLSDFLEKEDEDI, encoded by the exons ATGAGCTTGGCGGAGTGTCGGAGCGCCGGCGCTCTGGAAGTGAAGTTCGTGCCCGACGAGGACGTTCTGAGACACATCGCTGACGACGCAG GTATTAAAgttcagaaaggcaaaaatcaGCTGATAGCCAACCCGAAGAGATTTGTAAAGAAGCTTGAGGCTATCTCAGATGATGAAGCTCAGGAGGTCCTGGAGGAGAAGAGCTATGTTGCTGTTCTAGGTGTATGTGGCGAAG AATCAATGACAAATGGTTCAAGTGTAGGTGGTGGTGAAGTTTACACATTCCAGACTCCCAAACGCTCCAACAAAATGGCAGAGCTGG CCTCTGAATTAGCACAGACACCAGGACAGAGTGCTGTACCTGATCCCTCCAAGTGCCCTGAGAAGACTGCCAAAACCCCTCAAAGCAGCA AACGTTCAAGTTCAAGCCAAGTTCAGCAGAAG ACTAAAAAGAATGAATTTGTGTCTACCACACCTTACAGGCTCCGAAAGAGACTAGCAG CTCCAGATGCTCAGTTAGAAAGTGAGAGTGAATATTCTGCTTCCTGCTcggaagaggaggagggagaggaagccCAGAAAGAAGTCAGCACTGTTTTATCACATCAGAAGACCCCAGCAAAAACTAAGGCTGTATCTACGCCTCCTTCTAGAAAAAccctgaccaaaaaaaaagacaacatg AACGACCTTGTAGAGGAATACTTTGAAGCTCACAGTAGTTCCAAAGTGCTCACTTCGGACCGAACGCTGCAGAAGTTACGGAGGAAAAGATTGAATCAG CAAACATTGCATGACcttctgcaaaaatctcccctTGCCTATGCTGCTGAAATTAAAGAGTTAAACCAGCAATATGAGTCCCTGTTTTCAAAGTGGATGCTGCAATTACA CTTGGGTTTTAATATCGTGCTTTATGGACTTGGATCGAAGCATGATTTGTTAGAGAAGTTTCGTACATCTATGCTCCAGGATTGTGTTCACCTTGTGGTTAATGGATACTTCCCCAGCATCACTGTGAAATCT gttCTCAACTCTATCACAGAGGAGGTATTGGACCATATAGGAACTTTCCGCAGCCCACTCGATCAACTTGAATTCATCATGAAAAGATTTAAAGAAg TGTGGGATCAGGCAAAGCAAAGCCTCTACAATTGGCTTTGGTATGAGACAACCACATTTAGTCCTTATGTAGAAGAAACATCTTATGAAAACTCACTGTTAGTACAGCAGTCTGGATCTTTGGCTTTGAGCTCCCTAACACATGTCTTGCGCAGCCTCACTCCCAATGCCAG GGGAATATTCAGACTGCTTGCTCAGTACCAGCTGGAGAACAAGGACAACGCATCTTACCCAG GCCTCTCTTTCCAAGACTTCTACCAGCAGTGTCGAGAGGCCTTCCTTGTAAACAGTGACCTAACACTCAGGGCACAGCTGACAGAATTCAGGGACCACAAGCTCATTCGGACCAAGCGG GGAGCTGATGGTGTGGAGTACTTATTAATACCTGTAGATGACAGTACCTTGAGCGACTTCttagagaaagaggatgaagaTATATAA
- the ORC2 gene encoding origin recognition complex subunit 2, translated as MSLAECRSAGALEVKFVPDEDVLRHIADDAGIKVQKGKNQLIANPKRFVKKLEAISDDEAQEVLEEKSYVAVLGVCGEESMTNGSSVGGGEVYTFQTPKRSNKMAELASELAQTPGQSAVPDPSKCPEKTAKTPQSSKRSSSSQVQQKTKKNEFVSTTPYRLRKRLAAPDAQLESESEYSASCSEEEEGEEAQKEVSTVLSHQKTPAKTKAVSTPPSRKTLTKKKDNMNDLVEEYFEAHSSSKVLTSDRTLQKLRRKRLNQQTLHDLLQKSPLAYAAEIKELNQQYESLFSKWMLQLHLGFNIVLYGLGSKHDLLEKFRTSMLQDCVHLVVNGYFPSITVKSVLNSITEEVLDHIGTFRSPLDQLEFIMKRFKEDSSLELYVLIHNLDSQMLRGERSQQILAQLSSLPSIYLIASIDHINAPLMWDQAKQSLYNWLWYETTTFSPYVEETSYENSLLVQQSGSLALSSLTHVLRSLTPNARGIFRLLAQYQLENKDNASYPGLSFQDFYQQCREAFLVNSDLTLRAQLTEFRDHKLIRTKRGADGVEYLLIPVDDSTLSDFLEKEDEDI; from the exons ATGAGCTTGGCGGAGTGTCGGAGCGCCGGCGCTCTGGAAGTGAAGTTCGTGCCCGACGAGGACGTTCTGAGACACATCGCTGACGACGCAG GTATTAAAgttcagaaaggcaaaaatcaGCTGATAGCCAACCCGAAGAGATTTGTAAAGAAGCTTGAGGCTATCTCAGATGATGAAGCTCAGGAGGTCCTGGAGGAGAAGAGCTATGTTGCTGTTCTAGGTGTATGTGGCGAAG AATCAATGACAAATGGTTCAAGTGTAGGTGGTGGTGAAGTTTACACATTCCAGACTCCCAAACGCTCCAACAAAATGGCAGAGCTGG CCTCTGAATTAGCACAGACACCAGGACAGAGTGCTGTACCTGATCCCTCCAAGTGCCCTGAGAAGACTGCCAAAACCCCTCAAAGCAGCA AACGTTCAAGTTCAAGCCAAGTTCAGCAGAAG ACTAAAAAGAATGAATTTGTGTCTACCACACCTTACAGGCTCCGAAAGAGACTAGCAG CTCCAGATGCTCAGTTAGAAAGTGAGAGTGAATATTCTGCTTCCTGCTcggaagaggaggagggagaggaagccCAGAAAGAAGTCAGCACTGTTTTATCACATCAGAAGACCCCAGCAAAAACTAAGGCTGTATCTACGCCTCCTTCTAGAAAAAccctgaccaaaaaaaaagacaacatg AACGACCTTGTAGAGGAATACTTTGAAGCTCACAGTAGTTCCAAAGTGCTCACTTCGGACCGAACGCTGCAGAAGTTACGGAGGAAAAGATTGAATCAG CAAACATTGCATGACcttctgcaaaaatctcccctTGCCTATGCTGCTGAAATTAAAGAGTTAAACCAGCAATATGAGTCCCTGTTTTCAAAGTGGATGCTGCAATTACA CTTGGGTTTTAATATCGTGCTTTATGGACTTGGATCGAAGCATGATTTGTTAGAGAAGTTTCGTACATCTATGCTCCAGGATTGTGTTCACCTTGTGGTTAATGGATACTTCCCCAGCATCACTGTGAAATCT gttCTCAACTCTATCACAGAGGAGGTATTGGACCATATAGGAACTTTCCGCAGCCCACTCGATCAACTTGAATTCATCATGAAAAGATTTAAAGAAg ATTCATCTTTAGAGCTCTATGTCCTCATTCATAACCTGGACAGCCAGATGttgagaggagaaagaagtcAGCAGATCCTTGCACAGTTATCCTCTCTGCCTAGCATTTACCTCATTGCCTCTATCGATCACATCAATGCTCCTCTCA TGTGGGATCAGGCAAAGCAAAGCCTCTACAATTGGCTTTGGTATGAGACAACCACATTTAGTCCTTATGTAGAAGAAACATCTTATGAAAACTCACTGTTAGTACAGCAGTCTGGATCTTTGGCTTTGAGCTCCCTAACACATGTCTTGCGCAGCCTCACTCCCAATGCCAG GGGAATATTCAGACTGCTTGCTCAGTACCAGCTGGAGAACAAGGACAACGCATCTTACCCAG GCCTCTCTTTCCAAGACTTCTACCAGCAGTGTCGAGAGGCCTTCCTTGTAAACAGTGACCTAACACTCAGGGCACAGCTGACAGAATTCAGGGACCACAAGCTCATTCGGACCAAGCGG GGAGCTGATGGTGTGGAGTACTTATTAATACCTGTAGATGACAGTACCTTGAGCGACTTCttagagaaagaggatgaagaTATATAA